The DNA region acatgcttTGGAAAGGCACAATCCTGTCTATATAAGTTCCCACAGTGGAGagttcatgtcagagcacaaaccaagcatggGGTCAAATAAATTGTCTGTAGACCCCTGAAACAGGATTGCCTCGAGGAACAAATCTTTGGAAGGGTACAGAAAAATGTGTGCTGCTTTGAATGTCCCATTGAGCACAGTGGCCTCCATCATCCATAAGtggaagaagttcaaaaccaCCTTGACTCTTAGTAGAGATGGCCAGCCTTCTAAACTGAGTGATTGGGGCAGAAGGGGGGGTTAGGGAGGTCACCAAGAACCCAACGGTCTCGCTGTCAGAGGTCCTCTGGAGAGaggacaaccatctctgcagcaatccgCCAATCAGGCCTGTATGGGGAAGTGGCTAGATGGAagccactccttagtaaaaggcacatggcagtccacctggagtttgccaaaaggcacctGAGAGATTCTGAGACCAGgagaaacaaaattctctggtctgatgagaTAAATATTGAACTCTTTAGCATGAATGCCAGTCACATTTGGAAGAAACCTGTCCTTGAAAAGCCCAGCCAGAGCTCAGACTTGAATCCGAATGAACATCGCAGGAGAGAttttaaaatggctgtgcaccgaTGCTTCCCATCCACCCTGATGGAGCTggagaggtgctgcaaagaggagtgggtgAAACTGACAAAGGATAGGTGTGCCtgtggcatcatattcaaaaaggCTTAAGGCTGTAATTGCTCCTAAAGGTGCATCAACAAAGTATTGACCAAAGGCTGTGAATAGTTATGtacgagttctgggtcaccatgagcttgctggttagtctgtgcctctcgcatttacaagccctactccatagagccaaattaatccatgcaatgcactgatgaggatcaaacaatccgaaacagtctgtatgcatgttggattattatggctctgtacatattaacaagctgacacatcattgcattccagcggttctggaggtgtgtttagcttctaagggtacaatggttgatttgcatatattcagcagtggtgcctgggagacatctcgagctcactccaacctgaattatcgcaaattctttctgttttaggaaagcaaacttttgtttttcttaacatcttagtaagggggcttttaggaccattgtagtcccttacacaccccaatgagttctgggtcaccatgagcttgctggttagtctgtgcctctcaatAGTTATGTACATGTGACTTCTCAGTTATGTTATaagtaaacttttttcacattgtcattatggggtgttgtgtgtagaattctgaagcaaaaaatgaatttaatccattttgaaataagcctgtaacataacaaaatgtggaaaaagtgatgcgctgtgaatactttccggagatgcattgcatataactactacTAAGAATGAATttcttatattaaaaaaaagtatagggGTTGCTGTTTAGCTGGAGTGTAAACATACCCTCATATGTTGAATCAACCATTTTGTTCAGTCTGTCTTGTATAGATGTTATACAGGTGTACTGGGGATGCTGGACTGCAAGGAGGCATGAAAGCATGACTGAGACATGAAGGTGTTCTCTGCTGTGTACAGTCACCATATttcgatatacatatctgattgtgactatatAGCTGATGTGTACACATGAATCTTTTATGTATAATAACATATGTGCTATAAGAATAAGGCCTGGTTAGTAGTTGTCACTAGtacgaatggtcaatgagatgacaataattctgcgttgatgcaagttttatgcaaattttgtttgcaaatgtatgcactccctttgctcatgacatCAGTTTGATATGTTGTTTAATTTGGGGTTGGTGACTGCAAATCAAGTTACACAGCAGCACAATACTCTAGTTATGCATTCCCCGcagagctgttgtgaatccactgagaatgctgtgcacactaatcgcagaggtgttgtctatcacccgtaatcctggttcagattgtgcatgaatgtgtaatagaggaagaatcccctctttttcctgcagaatacctgcacatcacttttaGATGTACCCACAGTTCGATTGCCTAGGGCACAAtcggtattctttttttttttttttcctttcttcacCACGTACAAGtattcttaccaaggactagttttgatttctatttaacagctactctacagTTATATCCTAATTTTAGGTAAAATGCATCCCTGGTGTACATAAACAAGCCACAGAGGTATGCTAATGCTTAAAACTTAGTGTCCCAACACATTATCTGTctaataagattcactggaacccCATATCAGCTAGGTTCTGGTGCATAGatctgcccccttgcagaaaatggccctaGCCTTTTTTATAtcagatacagtggtgtgaaaaactatttgcccccttcctgatttcttattcttttgcatgtttgttacacttaaaagtttctgctcatcaaaaaccgttaactattagtcaaagataacctaattgaacacaaaatgcagttttaaatgatggtttttattatttagtgagaaaaaaaaactccaaatctacatggccctgtgtgaaaaagtgattgcccccccttgttataaaataacttaaaggtggtttattacgcctgagttcaatttctgtagtcacccccaggcctgattactgccacacttgtttcaatcaagaaatcacttaaataggagctatctgacacagagaagtagaccaaaagcacctcaaaagctagacatcatgccaagatccatagaaattcaggaacaaattagaacaaaagtactgtaattgaaatctatcagtctggtaaaggttataaagccatttctaaagctttgggactccagcaaaccacagtgagagccattatccacaaatggcaaacacatggaacagtgatgaaccttcccaggagttgccggccgaccaaaattaccccaagagcgcagagaaaactcatccgggaggccacaaaagaccccaggacaacatctaaagaactgcaggcctcacttgcctcaattaaggtcagtgttcatgactccaccataagaaagagactgggcaaaaacggcctacatggaagatatccaaggcgcaaaccacttttaagcaacaagaacattaaggctcgtctcaattttgctaaaaaaacatctcaatgattgccaagacttttggaaaaataccttgtggaccgacgagacaaaagtttaactttttggaaggtgcgtgtcccgttacatctggcgtagaagtaacacagcatttcagcagaagaacatcataccaacagtaaaatatggtggtggtagtgtgatggtcttgggttgttttgctgcttcaggacctggaaagcatactgtgatagatggaaccatgaattctactgtttgcaaaaaaatccttaaggagaatgtccggtcatctgttcgtcaactcaagctgaagcgatcttggatgctgcagcaggacaatgacccaaaacacaccagcaaatccacctctgaatggctgaagaaaaacaaaatgaagactttggagtggcctagtcaaagtcctgacctgaatcctattgaggtgttgtggcatgaccttaaaaaggcggttcatgctagaaaaccctcaaataaagcggaattacaacaattctgcaaagatgagtgggccaaaattcctccagagtgctgtaaaagactcgttgcaagttattgcaaatgcttgattgcagttattgctgctaagggtggcccaactagttattaggttcaggggcaatttctttttcacacaggcccatgtaggttttgagggttttttctcactaaataataaaaaaacatcatttaaaactgcattttgtgttcaattatgttatctttgactaatagttaacggtttttgatgagcagaaacatttaagtgtgacaaacatgcaaaagaataagaaatcaggaagggggcaaatagtttttcacaccactgtatagaaAAGGTacaaagttttaaatcaggatgataccatttattggctaacttaaaagaataagagtaagcaggcTTTCAGCTGTATAGCCTTCATCAGGCTTCAATCCTGATTCAAGAGCCTGACTAAGGCTATACAgcagaaagcttgcttactcttattcttttaagttagccaataaatggtatcctcctgattcaaaacgtctttcttttgttgatggctaacacggtacaataccctacagcatatagaaaaggtagaggcctttttctgcaaaaTGAATCTTAGTATACAGACGACATGCTGTGATATTTACCTTGACAATAACCGGTCGGGATGGCCGACACGGGTAGAATGTCAGCTTCCTGGccggcaggggtgtagcaataggggttgcagaggttgcaaccgcattggggcccttgggccagaggggccccaaagggccctccctaaactgcagtaatagctctctattggtcttgtgctcataataatcacttctatagatacattgaatagtggtaatcattaacaaactgttccccatccccttcttgcacctctaacactgtagttgccattagcaggttttggtgcgccgtatcaattgttatgtacatagTGCTTGGGTggtccccattgtaaaacttgcatcagggcccacagctccttagctacgccactgctggccGGGAGcattttgttcccaaaagcagaagCCACCTTAATATATCTTTATAATTCCTAAGCATTTGCAGTGATGATATAcctttttatgttacatactttatcatcaagattgttatatgcaaatgAAAGGTGTCTGAGTTTGAGTTGGTGGAATTATAAACTAAGGAATTGGAGTCTGATGATTCttatactgactccacagccctagtacATACAGTGCTTAGTTTGCAGAAGGTCATAGCTAATTGAAAAACTGAGCAGCAAGTAAGGTGATGCGTCTCTCGCCTTCCCACGCTCTACAGGTAAGCCGGCACATCACATAGTTGCTGAACAATTTTTCAATAAGCTTAGCCACATATTGAACCTGTATTTATAGGTGCTGGAGGAGGTGTTGTCGCATGgaaatttaaaatacagtgttAAATACATCTTGTGTCTGAACTGGGAGTCCAATTGAGTTTAGTGTTGCTGGATCACATTTTGGTGTCACCTCTGTTGATACTTGTAGACCTTtgctttagtaaatcaggcccaaaCTATTACAGCTCCTAGCGAGGCTTGGTCTTTTTCACGTGCCCAATCTTGCTGAATACACTTTTACCATATAGAGATTAGTCATGTGCCCGCCCATTTCCCTGATACGGTTTCTGCGTGTAGCCCAGCCGGTGATTTTCTCCAGCACTACCTGTAGGATCATTCCAACAGCCGGTGCTGTGTTTGATCGTGCTGCCCTATGATTTACGCTGCCCTGCCTGCGCAGAAGGAGCCTGTGCTGCCACATTTCCTATTCATTTATGCTGCCAGGGCTAAACACCCTaaatatctctgcagccacacaTCCTACACcttttattttcagggtagggaggagaccccccccccccccaaactacatctgcgccaaattgcagcccctaaACCCCACTGGTTCACAAGATAGGTTTTTGTACTCTATCtctggaaccagcggggctcaagGGCTGCgatttggcacagaggtagttcggggagtcccctccctaccctgaaaataaaagGTGTAGGAtgtgtggctgcagagatatttCAGGGGGATTATATTAAAGTTCCCATTGAGCATGCAtgttactcagtgtggaaggcagcttccgggcagcaggatcagccataacaCCGGTATCCAGTCATTTCCTCCCCGAACTACATGGTACGGCTCAGTCACAGAGTGTTCTGTCCGTTTTCCATAATCTTGCGGCAAGGAGAACAGCTGTTTCCTCTAAGCTGCAGCAGCCAGGTGGCATTTCTTGGAGGTAAGAATCCCCTAGGGAGATCATTCTGTTAATTTTTACACTGAAACATCTCTTTGCTTGATGTACACTGTACTTTAAATATAGTATAAAATCTTCAATTATTGACTTCCAACAGATATGAgtctgaagaggaggaggaggagaagaagcacTTCAAAATCTCAGCGTGGCAAAAGTAAAAGCAAGATCAGGAGGACAGCAGGAACGACTGGAACTAGCACAACTACAACAATAATGATAAAAGCAGCAAATACTAAATCCGTGCTTAAGCCAGTCGTTAAAAATGCTGATGAAGGCAACACGACTGTAAGGAGCAACAATGCTTCTAACAAACAGCTAGAAACTAATACTAATGCTGTACCTCCAGCTGAGACAACAGCCATGCCAAATCCAGCAATTACCACAGTAGCCGCTAATCCAAACTTAGACAAATCAACGTCAACAACAACTCCAGCATCAACCACCACCAACAGCACAGAGCCTGTAAAACCTAGAGAAACTGATTTACCTAGCGCAGAAAAAGACATTTCTCCAACAGCAATAGCCAAAATAAAATTAGTAACAACAACAAATGCAGCTGtagcaacaacaaccaccagcagagaACCAGAGAAACCAGCAACAGAAGAActttttccaacagccaaaactACAGAAATAGTGGTAACAACCAAAACAACTACAACAGCAGCTGGCACAAAATTGACGAGAACACCACAAACCACTACTTTAACGACAACACAAATAACTACTCTAATAACAAATGCGAGCAGCGCTGAACCAAGAACAGAAATAGCAGGGGTTCCATCTACAACCAGTGTAGAACATGAAACAACAAACGCTACAGCTGAGCCTCAGCCAGTCAGTCCTACTATAAAAATCACCACGCCTGCTGAAACTACATCAACTAACATAGATGTAACTGCCGCTCCATCACCGATTTTATTGCCCACCAAGCAATACTTGACCCCAGCTCCTCCTACTACTTTAAAGCAAAGCAGTACCACGCCAGCAAAGGTGACGACTACTGTGCCAAGGAAACCAGATAAAACTACCTCTGTAACTTTGCCAGGCACAACATCAGCCACCACCATTATGCCCACCACCAGTAAATTGCCAAAACCATTTTCTCCTAAGCCAGTTCCCAGTACAGATACTAAAGGCGGAGATGGAACACCAGATGACTATGAGGATATTGATGGCTTTTTTAATGTTGCCGGAGAGGTAACAAAGAGTATCCAGAATACCAGCTTTTTGCTGGCAGTGCTGATGTTGGGAATCCTGTTCTTTCTAGCGGTTATAGTACTTCTTGTTGTACAAGCTTATGAAAGCTACAAAAAAAAGGACTACACTCAAGTAGATTATTTAATAAATGGGATGTATGCAGACTCAGAGATGTGACTGGGCATATGCAAGACTTGACCTCATTTTACATTTCGCCTagcaagcacttttttttttctctttttatgaTTCGCCTTTAACACCAGCAGTGCATTTCGGAAGGCAACTTTTTCCAAAAATGATGTAAATAAAGGATTGGTTGccttaatgtttgtagttttgttttttattacaacTAGTTTTATTAAATGTTTTCTAATAACTAAGTAATGTAACAATTTGCACTCAGAGAACATATACATCATAtctttatttatgttttgtttggtTTTATTAACTGCTTCCGGGCGGCGGTGATTGAAATAAATGCCGTTTGgaggctgttattcctgccaggacaTAAATTCCACCTTACCGCCGCCGCGTGTTCTCGTCGCTCCTGCCAATCTGGTCACTCTCTGCTTTTCACAGCTCACTGTTGTCGGTATGACAGTAGAGCTGCATGAGCAGGTCAGGAGACAACTTGATcggttcctgaccctgtcatcaatgtgagcaattcccattggcttacattgatcacagggtcagaagccaatgaaattggctcctgaccggctcacagagctctgtcgtcatagagatggcagagtgggtggcctgaggcgACAGGTGTACAGTGGTAGCAGCGATTTCAGTTGCAGCGATTCATCGGTATGTGGTGGGTTTTGGTGTCAGTggtctctggtttttaaggggccagagaccgctgctactaaagtggttaaacagcaaGCAATATGTAACCGTAGAAAGCTCCAGCCTTATTCATCTCCTATAATCcattcacatactttttggttaaaaaaaattctattgaAATCCTACTAtgataaagtgttttaaaaaggaacttcaaattactgtattttgtggactattgctgggcatacacggctagatAGTGCGCTCGATGCCGGCGTgtcaccgctcgtccgcacggatcgattcccgctcgtccccgcgagcgCTTTCTAATCAGCACTTCGTTTTTTCTATTGTTCTGCCCGCcgggatcgagcgcggaatcgatccggcgggcaatcagacctgtcggaaatgatcagtcgagccatcagcggctcgattaagaAGAAGAaacaagccgtgtatgcccagcataaaatactcactttttctcccccaaaagtgagggaaaaaagtcactgcgtcttataatctaaatgcagggagttcctgacttgtgaacgcctgccagtaTGAGCCTACAACCAGggccgtatctcttaagaggcacccgtgggcaggtgccatgggcggcccctggggggggggggggcagcctccTATATGGTGTGTTATTTAATttatgtaaaatttttcctctggtCCTCTGGAGTGTATctctggattattattattttttaagggggggggggggggggttgggggcgagTCTGGTCCAGCCCAGGGTAGCTGCAGCTGGCACCTGCCCTCCCCATCCATGCCTGGCAGTGGTTTAGTCCCGATCTCCTCTTCAGCGGGGCTGAGCCTGTGAGTGTGTGACAGAGCACACCACTGGCCAATGAACTGCAGGCGGGCAGGGTCGGAAGTGCGACCTGAAGCTGCAGTGCATAATTCATTTCCTGACAGCTTAGCAGGCAGCGCATCTTTTAAAATGATTCTGCAAGGGTCCCTGTCTTGCCTGATGTCTGCAGCTTTTCTGCGCAACGTCAGGTTTTCTCCCTCAATCCCAGCCTCCTGCCTCATCAAGCTCAAGGGGAGAGGGACACTGGCTGCACAAACATCACAGGCACTCTATATGGTAAGAGGACACCTCCTCTCCACTTCATTTGACTTATCTGCCTGTCACATGTCAGCCCTGATCACACAGTCCAGCATCTCTCTGTCTCTagtgtgtaaccctttcactgctggtgtAAGCTGATTTAGCTAGCTGCAGCACTgatactactacctaaactggggacacctatatacctactacctaaactggggacacctatatacctactatctaactggggacacctatatacctactatctaactggggacacctatatacctactatctaactggggacacctatatacctact from Hyperolius riggenbachi isolate aHypRig1 chromosome 11, aHypRig1.pri, whole genome shotgun sequence includes:
- the C11H11orf24 gene encoding uncharacterized protein C11orf24 homolog, translated to MWRTLLVLFCFVSLSLAGIRLTLPNHEEDLLPPEQCRNDCLASQVSGDLHNCTRPLIRYWHVLKHCIRMCHKSSTKPITQEPLDMSLKRRRRRRSTSKSQRGKSKSKIRRTAGTTGTSTTTTIMIKAANTKSVLKPVVKNADEGNTTVRSNNASNKQLETNTNAVPPAETTAMPNPAITTVAANPNLDKSTSTTTPASTTTNSTEPVKPRETDLPSAEKDISPTAIAKIKLVTTTNAAVATTTTSREPEKPATEELFPTAKTTEIVVTTKTTTTAAGTKLTRTPQTTTLTTTQITTLITNASSAEPRTEIAGVPSTTSVEHETTNATAEPQPVSPTIKITTPAETTSTNIDVTAAPSPILLPTKQYLTPAPPTTLKQSSTTPAKVTTTVPRKPDKTTSVTLPGTTSATTIMPTTSKLPKPFSPKPVPSTDTKGGDGTPDDYEDIDGFFNVAGEVTKSIQNTSFLLAVLMLGILFFLAVIVLLVVQAYESYKKKDYTQVDYLINGMYADSEM